The stretch of DNA CATTGTCTCTCCTTCTAGAGTTTTTTATATTAATTTAGTAGTACTAAAAGTAGTACTTTTTTTGTCATAGAAAAATTGGGCAAAAAAAACCGCCTGCCAAAACGGCAGACGGCTTTTACATGTAACCTTACTTTTTCTTACCCAAATACGCCTCTTGTATCATTTCTGAGTTCAATAACTCCTCACTGTTTCCACTGTGTGTTATTTTTCCAAGTTCTAAAACATAGCCGCGATTGGCAAGTTTGAGTGCCGCTTTGGCATTTTGCTCAACGAGCAATACGGTAACACCTGACTTACTGATTTCTTTAATCGCTTTAAAAATCACCTTGACCAAAACAGGCGCAAGCCCAAGGCTTGGTTCATCAAGGATGAGGAGTTTTGGCTTACTCATAATGGCTCTACCGATGGCTAACATCTGCTGTTCGCCACCACTAAGCGTTCCCGCAAGCTGTTTTTTGCGCTCATGCAGACGAGGTAATATTTGGTAAATCCATTCAAGCGTTTGCTCATCGTACTTTTTCAAACTGTACGCACCCATCATTAAGTTCTCTTCCACACTGAGTGTCCCAAAAACACGTCTTCCCTCAGGTGAATGGCTCATGCCAAGACTCACAATCTCATGCGCAGGTGTTTGCGTGATCTCTTTGCCATCAAAAAGAATGCTTCCAGAACTTGATTTCAAAAGTCCGCTGATGGTACGAAGCGTTGTGGTTTTCCCTGCGCCATTAGCACCTAATATCGTAACCACTTCACCCTTATTGACGTAAAGATCAATGCCTTTAATCGCTTCGATGGCTCCATAGTTTACATGTAAGCCTTTTACTTCGAGTAATTTCTCATTCATCTTCGTCATCCTCATCACTTCCAATGTACGCTTCTATAACGACAGGATCGTCTTGAACAAAGGATGGTACACCTTCGCTTATTTTTGCTCCAAAGTTAATGACCGTGATGTATTCGGTCAAACTCATGACCATCTCCATGTCATGTT from Sulfurospirillum oryzae encodes:
- a CDS encoding ABC transporter ATP-binding protein, which codes for MNEKLLEVKGLHVNYGAIEAIKGIDLYVNKGEVVTILGANGAGKTTTLRTISGLLKSSSGSILFDGKEITQTPAHEIVSLGMSHSPEGRRVFGTLSVEENLMMGAYSLKKYDEQTLEWIYQILPRLHERKKQLAGTLSGGEQQMLAIGRAIMSKPKLLILDEPSLGLAPVLVKVIFKAIKEISKSGVTVLLVEQNAKAALKLANRGYVLELGKITHSGNSEELLNSEMIQEAYLGKKK